A single window of Leptospiraceae bacterium DNA harbors:
- a CDS encoding glycoside hydrolase family 15 protein — MHKYNLGIVGNCSFLAYIDIETNVQWMCMPRFDSSFVFGSLLDSKKGGSFKVLPADNVDITYQQSYIENTNILTTEVHSTKSKFKVTDFAPRFSQYDRYFRPQMLIRKIEVLDGNPEIKVICNPVYEYGNAKPTLLQGSNHIQYNNLGSPMRLTTNIPLGYILSESSFILTEPKYLIFSYGVPLEAAIERTCEEFLEKTRIYWTKWVKTTYVPSLYQDVIIRSALTLKLHQFEDTGGIIASGTTSLPEYNESSRNWDYRYCWMRDSYYTLRAFNSMGHFEELEKYFRYIENILYKETDRVQPLYSIIGEKKILEIELPLEGYLGINKPVRVGNDAYTHIQNDVYGQVLASMLPLYIDKRLSHLNDINLDLIYKLVHLISKTIDEPDAGLWEFRNKSQMHCYTFLFQWVGAKAASKIAIHFKDPDLLQLAKQLEEKAAAKIEACYNPNIKAYTQAIGNDHLDASCLQLITMNYLDPKSEKARLHVKAIEEKLVTKDGLVYRYIHEDDFGKPQSTFLICSFWYVEALACIGRLEEAQVIFERLLKKAPNHVNLLSEDIEEDGSQWGNFPQTYSHVGLINAAYRIARKLDIPIFF, encoded by the coding sequence ATGCATAAATACAATCTTGGGATAGTCGGTAACTGTTCTTTTCTTGCCTACATTGACATAGAAACCAATGTTCAATGGATGTGTATGCCTAGATTCGACAGTAGTTTTGTTTTCGGAAGCTTACTCGATTCAAAGAAAGGAGGTAGTTTTAAAGTTTTGCCTGCGGATAATGTCGATATTACTTACCAACAATCTTATATAGAAAATACAAATATTTTAACAACAGAAGTTCATTCAACAAAAAGTAAATTCAAAGTCACCGATTTTGCTCCGCGCTTTAGTCAATATGATAGATATTTTAGACCTCAAATGCTGATTCGAAAAATTGAAGTTCTGGACGGAAATCCAGAGATCAAAGTTATCTGCAATCCAGTTTACGAGTATGGAAATGCGAAACCTACTTTATTACAGGGCAGTAACCATATCCAATACAATAACCTGGGAAGTCCAATGAGGCTAACAACAAATATCCCATTAGGATATATTTTATCGGAAAGCTCTTTTATACTAACGGAACCGAAGTATTTAATATTCTCCTATGGCGTTCCTCTCGAGGCTGCAATTGAAAGAACCTGCGAAGAATTTTTAGAAAAGACCCGTATTTATTGGACAAAATGGGTAAAAACAACTTACGTTCCTAGTCTTTATCAAGATGTTATTATTCGTTCAGCCCTTACGTTAAAATTACATCAATTCGAAGATACAGGAGGAATTATAGCTTCAGGAACAACGAGTTTACCCGAATACAATGAAAGTTCTCGAAATTGGGATTATAGATATTGTTGGATGAGAGACTCCTATTATACGTTAAGAGCTTTTAATAGCATGGGACATTTTGAGGAGCTAGAAAAATACTTTCGGTATATAGAGAATATCCTCTACAAAGAAACAGACCGTGTACAACCACTCTACTCTATAATAGGAGAAAAGAAAATTTTAGAAATAGAATTACCTCTAGAAGGATACTTAGGAATTAACAAACCGGTTCGCGTGGGTAATGATGCTTATACCCATATTCAAAATGATGTATATGGACAAGTTTTAGCAAGTATGCTTCCCCTTTATATTGATAAACGCTTATCACATCTAAATGATATCAATTTGGATTTAATTTATAAACTAGTTCATTTAATATCCAAAACGATTGACGAGCCAGATGCAGGTCTTTGGGAATTTAGAAATAAAAGCCAGATGCACTGTTATACTTTTCTTTTCCAATGGGTTGGAGCAAAGGCGGCAAGCAAAATTGCAATTCATTTTAAAGACCCAGACTTATTACAATTAGCCAAGCAATTAGAAGAAAAAGCTGCTGCAAAAATTGAAGCTTGCTACAACCCGAATATAAAAGCATACACACAGGCTATTGGAAATGACCACTTAGATGCAAGTTGTTTACAGCTTATCACAATGAATTATCTAGATCCAAAATCAGAAAAAGCAAGACTGCATGTGAAAGCAATTGAAGAAAAACTTGTCACAAAAGATGGCTTAGTATATCGTTATATACATGAGGATGATTTCGGTAAGCCGCAATCTACATTTCTAATTTGTTCTTTCTGGTATGTGGAGGCTCTTGCTTGCATCGGGCGATTGGAAGAAGCTCAAGTTATTTTTGAAAGACTTCTAAAAAAAGCTCCGAACCATGTAAATTTATTAAGCGAAGATATTGAAGAAGATGGAAGTCAATGGGGAAATTTTCCGCAGACTTATAGTCATGTGGGTCTCATAAACGCTGCCTATCGTATTGCAAGAAAATTAGATATACCTATTTTTTTCTGA
- a CDS encoding cation:proton antiporter produces the protein MGLAGDIVIIILAGLITGFIAHKLNLPLILGYIVAGIIIGPNTNGITVSNLVEIELLAEIGVALLLFSIGLDISFQEIVEVRMIALVGTPIQIALCIFYGYWIGKILGYNWTSSIVLGGIISLSSTMVVMKTLMSRNLMGTLSARVMLGILIVQDLAAVPMMIMVPQLEHLTESFSLLGMIIVKVILLLVGILVFGIKIIPAILGKVARLHSRELFILSVMALGLGIGFLTYALGLSFALGAFITGIVLSESEYSHKAMNDLVPLRDIFGLIFFTSIGMLFDPNFLLANWKIIFIIVSLVLLGKFLIFAVISRAFGYFNIVPLAVGLGLAQIGEFSFVLAKLGLNEGILSKEIFSVILSTSVLTMFVSPFLLILTTPFYKIKLKFVKSKSIQLVNIQEERLTDHIIIAGGGRIGINIGYFLQQLEYKFVFIENNYKRFEKLKTKGFPAIFGDSSQESAMHAANITMAKLLIITVPSLSVTKEMIQSIKNISLKLKIIARSNTLEEVEEINKLEVFDVVQPEFEASLEILRLSSLHLGFSANTIRNYFDAERSKHQA, from the coding sequence ATGGGATTAGCAGGAGACATCGTAATAATAATATTAGCCGGACTTATAACTGGCTTTATTGCGCATAAATTAAATCTTCCATTAATTTTAGGTTATATTGTAGCCGGAATTATAATTGGACCAAATACAAATGGCATTACAGTTTCTAATCTAGTAGAAATCGAATTGCTTGCCGAAATCGGAGTGGCTTTACTTTTGTTTTCGATTGGTTTGGATATTTCCTTTCAAGAAATCGTCGAAGTTAGAATGATCGCCTTGGTTGGAACTCCTATACAGATCGCCCTTTGCATTTTTTACGGTTATTGGATTGGTAAGATATTAGGATACAATTGGACTAGTTCAATTGTATTAGGAGGTATTATATCTTTATCAAGTACAATGGTAGTAATGAAAACTCTTATGAGCAGGAATTTAATGGGGACGTTATCCGCAAGAGTAATGCTTGGAATATTAATTGTGCAAGACTTAGCTGCCGTGCCCATGATGATCATGGTTCCGCAATTGGAACATCTAACGGAAAGCTTTTCTCTTTTGGGAATGATTATCGTTAAAGTGATTCTGTTACTCGTGGGGATTCTTGTATTTGGAATTAAAATCATACCAGCAATTCTAGGAAAAGTGGCAAGACTTCATTCAAGAGAATTATTTATATTATCCGTCATGGCACTCGGATTAGGCATAGGTTTTTTAACGTATGCACTCGGTCTCTCTTTTGCATTAGGTGCATTCATTACTGGGATTGTGCTTAGCGAATCGGAATATAGTCATAAGGCTATGAATGATCTTGTTCCACTTAGGGATATATTTGGGCTTATTTTTTTTACCTCTATCGGAATGCTTTTTGATCCTAACTTTTTATTAGCGAATTGGAAAATTATTTTTATAATAGTTTCACTTGTTCTTTTAGGAAAGTTCTTAATCTTTGCGGTCATATCAAGAGCCTTTGGATACTTTAATATAGTTCCACTTGCCGTTGGTCTGGGTCTTGCGCAAATAGGAGAATTTTCATTTGTATTAGCAAAGCTCGGTTTAAATGAAGGTATACTTTCAAAGGAAATTTTTTCAGTAATTCTTTCTACCTCTGTTTTAACTATGTTTGTTTCTCCCTTTCTCTTAATTTTGACTACACCATTCTACAAAATTAAACTAAAATTCGTAAAATCTAAGAGCATTCAACTTGTAAATATTCAGGAGGAAAGACTAACCGATCATATTATAATTGCAGGAGGAGGTCGAATCGGAATAAATATTGGATACTTTCTGCAACAACTTGAATATAAATTTGTATTTATAGAAAATAATTATAAGCGATTTGAAAAATTAAAAACAAAAGGATTTCCGGCCATATTTGGAGATTCAAGCCAAGAGTCGGCTATGCATGCGGCTAACATTACAATGGCAAAGCTTTTAATTATAACAGTTCCATCACTTTCTGTAACGAAAGAAATGATACAAAGTATAAAAAACATATCTCTTAAATTAAAAATTATAGCTAGAAGTAATACTTTGGAGGAAGTCGAGGAAATTAATAAATTAGAAGTATTTGATGTGGTTCAACCAGAATTTGAGGCAAGTCTCGAAATACTGAGACTATCTTCTTTGCATTTAGGTTTCTCAGCAAATACAATTCGAAATTATTTTGATGCAGAAAGAAGCAAGCACCAAGCATGA